The candidate division WOR-3 bacterium genomic sequence CCGGTGGCATATAAGCAGGGGTGCCAATAATCATTCCTGGTAATGTCAAGTCTTTCTCTTCTTTTTGATAAGCCAATCCAAAATCGCCGATTTTAATTAAACCATCTTCCCTTATTAAAATATTAGAAGGTTTTATATCCCGGTGGATAATATTCTTTTCGGAAATAATTTTTAATATTTTTGCCAATTGGTAAAAAAGATAAAGGGTATAAATAAAATCCAATTTTTTTCGCTCTTTCAAAATCTCTTCTAAACTTTTACCTTTTACATATTCATAGACAATATAATATTGGGAATTAAAAAAACCATAATCATAGATTTTAACAACATTCTCAATATCCAGATTTGCTAATATCTTTGCTTCCCTTTCAAACCTTAATAAAAAATCCTTCTCTTTATCTTCCTTTATTTCCAAAATCTTTAATATTACATGCCTATTTAAAAATCTCTGGATTGCCAAATAGACGGAAGTATTTAATCCCTTTTTTATTAATTGGATAATTTCGTATTTATCAGCAATTATCATTCCAATCCCAATTCCTTTAATCTATTATATAAAGTTCTTCTTGAGATTCCTAAAATCTTTGCTGCTTCACTTCTATTTTTATATATCTCTAAAACTTTTTTCAAATATTCCCTTTCCTTTTCTTTTAGATAATCGTCCAATCTTTTAATCTTAAAAAGTTCTTCTTTTTCCCTTTCTTTTTCTTCAATTAAATCATTTATATTAATAATTTCCCTCTCACATAAAGCAACTGCGCGGGCGATCTTATTTTCCAATTCCCTCACATTTCCTGGCCAGTTATAATTTCTTAAAAATTCAATTACCTCTTTTGAGAAACCTTTTATTTTTTTATTCTCCTTTTCGGAAAATTTCTTTAAGAAATAATTGCTTAAAATAATAATATCTTCCTCTCTTTCTCTTAAAGGTGGCAAATTAATTCTAATAACATTTAATCGGTAATATAAATCTTCGCGGAAATTTCCCTTTTTTATCTCCTCTTCTAAATTTTTATTAGTTGCCGCAATTATTCGGCAGTCAACATATCGCTCTTCGGTTTCGCCAATTCTTCGGAATTTTCCTTCTTGTAAAAATCTTAATAATTTTGCTTGAATGGATAAAGGAATATCAGCAACCTCATCTAAAAATAATGTGCCACCATCCGCCTCTTCAATCAATCCCTTTTTATCATACAAGGCACCGGTAAAAGCACCTCTTTTATAACCAAAAAGTTCTGATTCTAATAAAGTTTCCGGCAAACCACCGCAATAAATTGGAACAAATTTTTTATTTTTTCTTTGAGAAGAATAATGTAAACTTCTTGCGACCAATTCTTTTCCGGTACCCGTTTCACCAATAATTAAAACTGGTAAAGAAGAGTTTAAAACCTTTCTCATTATGGTAAATACTTCTTGCATCTTTTTTGATTGACCAATAATATTTTCAAAATAATATTTTTCGGAAAGTTCGGTTTTCAAATAGACATTCTCTTTTAATAACATCTCTCTTAAATAGGCGTTTTCAATTACCAAACTTGCCTGATTAGCATAGGCAATCAAAAACTCCAAATCACTTTCCGAAAATATTCCTTTTTGGCTATGAGAATCAAGATATAAGGCACCTAACAATTTATCTTTAGAAATTAAAGGGACACACATTACTGACTTAATTCCATAAGAGATAACACTCTCTTTCGCACTAAATTTCTCGGAATCTAAGGCGCTATGTAATAAAATTGGTTCTTTCTTTTCCAATACTTCTTTGATGACACTGTGGGAAATTTCAGAAGCATCGCCACTAAATACCATTGGCACAAATTCTTCCTTTTCTTTTAAAACAATTACCCCTCTTTCGGCATTCAATTCCTTCATTATAATTTGCAAAGTATTCTCTAATACCTCTTTATAATCTTGTAAGGAATTTAATTGGGCAATAATCTGATAAAGGGTCTCTAAGGCTTTTCTTTCCAGCATAATTTTTTACTAACTACTTCAAATAACGCTTCTTTTGATAACGCCTGATTATTATACTCATCTCTTATTCCTACCCGCCAGAGATAGAGACCATCAATTAAAGAATCATTAATAATCACAATGGTATCATTTTTAGGAATTAAACTATCTTGATAACAAAGAATCGGAAATCGGTTGTTTAATAAATAATAAACTTTTATAAAATAGGTATAGGAAAAATAAAGAGGTGGCTGGGAAAAGATTAAAGTAGGTTTAAAAGAAGTCACCTCACCATTAATTGGTGAAATTGGTTCGGGTAATTCTCGAATAATTCTTATTAATGGTGGTGTTTGATAGATTAAAGTATCAGAAAAATTGGAAACCAAATAAATTAAAAAACTTTTACCTACCAAATCATCAAAATTATAATTAACCCTTTCCGCAGTTATCGTCCTTTCATAAATTTGGTTTTTTAAATGGTTTAGATAAAAGGTATCCTGCGTGGTTAATAAAAGATAAACTTCTTTCAAATTCTCATCAAAGATTTCACAGTTGATATTTAAAGATAAAGATTCCGGCAAAATAAATCGTTCTTCATAATAACTTCTTAGTTGACAATTTTTTAAATAAGGTAAAGGTTTTAATTTAAAGTATAACGTTTCAATTTGGTAATTA encodes the following:
- a CDS encoding sigma-54-dependent Fis family transcriptional regulator encodes the protein MLERKALETLYQIIAQLNSLQDYKEVLENTLQIIMKELNAERGVIVLKEKEEFVPMVFSGDASEISHSVIKEVLEKKEPILLHSALDSEKFSAKESVISYGIKSVMCVPLISKDKLLGALYLDSHSQKGIFSESDLEFLIAYANQASLVIENAYLREMLLKENVYLKTELSEKYYFENIIGQSKKMQEVFTIMRKVLNSSLPVLIIGETGTGKELVARSLHYSSQRKNKKFVPIYCGGLPETLLESELFGYKRGAFTGALYDKKGLIEEADGGTLFLDEVADIPLSIQAKLLRFLQEGKFRRIGETEERYVDCRIIAATNKNLEEEIKKGNFREDLYYRLNVIRINLPPLREREEDIIILSNYFLKKFSEKENKKIKGFSKEVIEFLRNYNWPGNVRELENKIARAVALCEREIININDLIEEKEREKEELFKIKRLDDYLKEKEREYLKKVLEIYKNRSEAAKILGISRRTLYNRLKELGLE